The DNA region ggagtcttgctttgtcgcccaggctggagagcagtggcgcgatctcggctcactgcaagctccacctcctgggttcatgccattctcctgtctcagcctccccagtagctgggactccaggcccccgccaccatgcctgactaatttttttttttttttttgtatttttagtagagacggggtttcactgtgttagccaggatggtctcgatctcctgacctcatgatccacccgcctctgcctcccaaagtgctgggattacaggcgtgagccaccgtgcctggccactccGGATATCTCTTTACCACTGGCTGAGTCATCTTAACTAGGATACTTTGTCTtgaaactgttttcttaattttaaactcttttttttttttttaacagctcaCTGCCTACATCTcagagttgttttaaaaatactgcaaCTCCTGAGACATAGTtagggctcaataaatgttagctgtctTTATAAGAAAACATTCTGAGTAAATATAGGTATACCATCCTGCCAGTGATTCATCTTTTAGTCTCTGACATGGTATCTAACAGTAATGTCTGTTAGGAACAAGATTTTCCAGTTCTCTCCAGTGTCATAATAAGTCGTTGTATTCCAAAgtactatgcacaatagcaaagaatacaggaagaaatgaaaattatgggAGCAGAAACCTAATGTAGTGAGTGCCACCAGTAGGTGGCTTTTGGGGATAACAGAAAAAACTGTCAAAGCCTCACATGTTAAAGGCTAAAAATGCTTACcctctccctgtgttgcccactCCACCCCTTTAAATTGTGCCCTGTGGTTTAACTAAGGGTTACAACCTGCTCCCTGCTTAGTATGTGTCAGGAATAGCACACTCTAACCTTTATACAGAGGAGACAAAATTGGTAAGTTTATTCTGGTTCATCCTTTGCAAGCTCCATCTTCactttctgaaaaacagaaataatcacCCTTATACTCAGTAATGTGCCAGGTCCATGCACATGATAGGTACCCCCCACGACATTCCCGGGAGGGAGCCATTCTTAGCCCTGTTTTATAGACAGTTGTTAGAGCAACATAAAGTTTTCTTCTTGgaaactgtgaaagaaaaaaactagggGGATTATATTCCTAGATATATTAATACAATAGCCTCTGcatcttccattaaaaaaaaaaaagcgacaaGTAGTAAAATAGTTCAGCCTAACAGGTGGGTTTTCATTCACAAACTGTCCCTGTACAGATTCTGAGAGGTTGTGAATCTGGTCCTACATAGAAATAAGGCCGAAGATGTCCAGTAAAAGTGTCAGTGAAAGTACAGATGTGAGATTTCTCAGCCATGTTATAGAATGAGATCTCACCCATCTCATAGTCCAGGAAAATGCCAATGGCCCTGGCTTTCACCTCTAACAATAGAGGGGTTGGAAAAGCCCCTGGTGCACGATAGCCGTCATCTTGCAGCTCAATTCTCCAACATTCCTGCGGGGCTGATGAGGGTCTCCTGGCCTTTGTGGGAAGAGAATCTTTGCAAATGCCAATAGCCCATTCTGATTTATCCCCCACTTCAATCTCCCAGAAATGCCTGCCAGAATGAAAACGTGGAAAACCTAGAACAACTGGCTTGACTGTAAATCTTTTTGGGAAACTAGGaaccttttgttttctctttgtaaatctcaCACATTTTTTGTCTTCAGATACAATCAGGTTAGGGTGTGCTGTTTCAGGGTCTAGAAATATATCtgctttaaatttctttataattctcTGCAGAGCAGAATACTGGGGAGGAAAACTGCAGCCATCTCTCTTTAAATGAATTGAAAAGATCGATGGGCTACTCTCATTTTCAGACtcatagaaaattttaatttgtgaCAGCAATTCCAGTTCAGACAGCTCGCTGAGCTCTACTACCTTATTTAACTGGTTTTTGAGTGTGGCATTGTAGTTTGAAAATGCTGTTATGTTTGCACTGAGTTTCTGTTGGTTGTCCTTCTCTTCTTCAGCTAATCTGGAGAGAACTGCCTGTTGTTCACAGTCTAAAAACTGGTTGAGGTGCTCAAATTCAGAGGATAATTCCTGCCTTTGATTTTCCACCATCTCTCTCAGTTCTAAGGGCTTTTTGCTTTGagtgtttattaatttttggaGGTCTGCCAACTGCTTTTTCAGGGGCTGGACGTAACTGCAGAATCTTTTCCTATAATGAATGGCAGCTTTCTCTATGGGCCTCACATGGTGGCCCTGGTGGTCAGGGTGCTGAGTGCACAGGGGACACAACACCACCAGGTCCTCCTTGCAGAAAACGCTCAGGGGCTGGTTGTGTTTCTCGCACAAGGTTGTCTCTTCCTGCCTCCTTTTATTGCCCTTGGTGCTCTGGAGTAGCTTGGCAATTTCAATCATCCTTCCCAGCTGAGTGTTGCTCCTGAAGTGCCCCTCTTGACATTGGTGACGACAGACAGGGCAAGGGAACAATTCCTGTAGATCCAGCCAGGACTGTTGGATGCAGGAACGACAGAAGTTGTGCCCACATTCGATGGTGACGGGGTCACGCAGGTAATCCAGACAGATGGAGCACTTGGCTTCTGCTTGGAGTCCAGTCAGAGCTGCTGCCACTGCCATTGGGCTGTCAGTGAAGGTCTGGACCAAGGTGGGCTTTCTTCAAGAGGTTGAGCTCGGGGGTACTCTTCAGTGAGAAGCAGATATGCTCTCAGATCTCACTGTCCTTCCTGGAGACAGCTGATGACCTCACTATAGTCCCACTGGTTTCTCACATTGGTGGCAGCCCTTGAAGTTCTTTGAATCTTTGGATCCTTTAATTCTAACTGCCAAAAGGAGTCCCACACACAGTCTGCTGGCGGTCACCGTCACAACTCTTCCAGTCTTTGGCTGCTCAGAGAAAATGATGCCAAGCTAAGCAGCTGTTAGGAAAACAGCTGTTGCCTCAAATCACTGGTTGCTGTGGGTGAGAAGATATTCCTTTCTTAAGAGCAAAACAAGATGAAACAAACCTGAATTTACTTCAGGTGGTCCTAACCTCTACCACGTTCTAGCCAAACACAAGTTATCCTCCCCTAGCCCCAGTCTTTTATTTCCGTGCCTTTATTATTGTGCCCCAGCCATTCCACATGCTTGATACCACAATCCCCACATCCCGTCTACTCACCAGTCATCCTAACTGGGGTTGTGGGAACAGCTTAGGCCCCGAGGCATAGAGACCACCCAAATTAAAATACCACCTTGGTTACCTATATCTTTAACTTGAAGAAATTTGCTTTACATCCCAAATTCTTGGAATTAGGTAAATGATGACAATCTCCCTTTAAACTTTTGTCTTGATAAGATatttctagcctgggcaacatagagtgagtccgtctctacaaaaaaaaaaaaaaaattaaaaaaaaattagttgggtgtgacggtgcgcacctgtagtcccaactacttgggagactgaggcaggaggaatcgTTGAGCCAtggaggtcaaggctccagtgagctccagtgagctgtcattgtggcactgcactccagcctgggtgacagagtgagactttgtctctaattagaaaaaaacaaagtctcTGATGGCTTAAGATCACATCTACCAAATTTACCTTGCTCTTACATCCTTGCTTCTCTACAGTTGAATAGGCCACAGAAGACTATGCATTTGTGAAATAAAACCCAATGAGGTAACACAttgaatataaacaaaatttggaaaaatacttTCAGTATTTACGATTAAAATGCCATTATGTCTAAATGCCAAATATCATGCTCCCCAAAGGCGCATAGGAGAAACAGTTATGTAGATATTCCAACACTGTAGACTGTGAAGTAGAAACAAAGGCTGAGCTTGGTGGctctcgtctgtaatcccagcactttgggaggccgaggcgggggcgtcatttgagttcaggagttcgaccccagcctggccaacatggtgaaagcctatctctactaaaaatacaaaaaaattagcctggcatggtggcacatgcctgtaatctcagctacttgggaggctgagacacaagaatcgcttgaacccaggaggcggcggttgcagtgagctgagattgtgcactccagcctgggtgacagagctagaggCTATCTCAAaagcaaaccaacaaaaaaacaaaaaaatactttaaaagtttttCCTTTGCCATTGTAATTCAACAATGCTAATCCTATAAAAATGCATATGACTTGAACAAATATTCAAACATATATACaaagattgttgttgttgttgttgttgttgttgagacagggtctcttctGGTCcctcagtggcatgatcatggctcactcgAGTCtaatttcttgttattttttctagAGGTCTCGCCGCGTCACTCGgtctgatctcaaattcctgaatttaagcaatcctcctgtctcaccctcccaaaatgcgaggattacaggtgtgagccactgcactaggctgaaaatattattttccgtACTAGTTTAAACTTCAAAAAAGAGGAAGCATTGGAAAATGTCTAGTCAGTATTGGCAGAATAAACTACATTACATGTGTGTAACATACATTCTATACAAGGCAGTATCAagcagattttaaagaaaaataatagcaccAGATACATTGATGCACACAATATATCCTAGgataaaaaaaaagcaggcatcTTCCTACTCCTTCCACCTGTTTTTCACTCTGTTCGCAGCTATCATCTCTTCCCCTTGGACCAAGGGGCCACCACATtcagaattttgtattttagaaaatggACTGGCcggggggcggtggctcacgcctataatcccagcactttgggaggccaaggcggggagatgaccaaggtcaggagtttgagaccagcctgccccaaatggtgaaaccccttctctactaaaaatacaaaaaaattagccagacatggtggcgggcgcctataatcccagctacttgggaggctgaggcaggagaatggcttgaacctgggaggtggaggttgcggtgagtcaagatcgcaccactgcacaccagcctgggtgaagagcaagattctgtctcaaaaaagagagagagagagagaaagaaagaaagaaaaagaaaatagacattgTACATAGATTGTCTATTATGTGAGCATGCCCAGAAAGGTTTCGGAAACACTCTCTTATCCAACCCTGTGGTCCAAGGCCTCAGTAATAAAAACACACTTTCATCAGACAGTATAGTCCATGGCCTCAGAAATTACTCCCAGGATCCAGTGAAGGGACAGTCCTGAAGACAGACCTTTCTTTGGAATATGCAGGGATCCCTCAACTCAAGTCTGCTGAGTTCCCCCTTACTGGAGGATCTAAGGAAtcacttcctttttcaaaaacaatcatttttattaacatttatttttaatagagatggggtcttgctctattgcccaggctggtcttgaactcctggcctctcaaagtgttgggattataggtgtaagccacctcaccaagctgaaaatatatatattttaaagagattgggtctgccaacatggtggaaccccatctctactaaaaatacaaaaattagctgggtgttgatGGGTGTGGatagctgatgcctgtaatcccagctactccagaggctgaggtgggagagtcgcttgaacccaggaggcagaggttgcaatgagctgagatcacaccactgcactccagcctgagcaatatagtgagactcaaaaaaaaaagagagagagagagagagagacagggtctcactatgttactcaggcttgtgtggaactcctgagctcacgtgATCCACAtgcatcaacctcccaaagtgctgagattacaagcgtgaaccaccacgcccggcacacTTCTTGATCAAGTATAAATTTCTGGAGCAGAGTGTATGTGTACTTCTCTTCCCCGGAGGCATCTCTAGACAGCTGATCCAGAGTCCTGCCAAGCTCAGGTCCTGCcactattttctttccttagctCCTCCTCTTTGTTCAGATCTCAGGTTTCCCCTCTGGTCTCATTTTCCAACGTCAAGGTTCAGTATCAAACACCTCTCCTTTGTAAAATGTAGTTAtcgccaggcgaggtggctcaggcctgtaatctcagcactttgggaggtcaaagtgggtggatcacctgaggtggggagttggagaccagcctgatcaacatggagaaaccccgtctctactaaaaatacaaaactagccaggcatggtggtgtatgcctgtaatcccagctacttgggaggctgaggcaggaaaattgcttgaacctgggatgcggaggttgcagtgcgtcaggattgtgccactgcactccagcctggacaacaagagtgaaactccatcacaaaaaaaaaaaaaaaagagttatcttaccaggcgcagtggctcacgcttgtaatactagtgctttgggaagcagagctgggaggatcgcttgaactcaaggaattcaagaccagctctgggcaacagagtgagaccccgtttctaccaaaaaaaaaatttttttttaatggttgagtTTAATTCCCGGTGTTCCCTTAttaactgtgtggccttgggggAGCTATTTAACCCCTCCTGGCATTAGTCTGTCCTTTGTAAGCAAGCATAGTGGTTAAATAAAGGAAGATCAAGTCCATAAACAGCCTGATGGGGACCTCAGGGCCTCCTATCAGGGCTCTAATCCTCCCACCGCCCCCCCAACTCTATACACAAACCATCCCTCACTGCTGCATCCTGGAAGGTAATTCCACATTCGCCATCAGACCAGCATTTCTGGGAATGTTCCCAGACAGATATCAGTCACCTCATTTTCTGACTCTTTAGGACAGAGTGGTCTCTGGGCTTACCTTTTTTAGTAAGCATTACGGTGACTTAggacaaaacaaataaatcaggaacaataataaacaaatggcatgcattttaaaataaccttaCGCCGCAAGCGCGGTAggtcacgcctgcaatcccagcactttgggaggtcgaggtgggcggatcacaaggtcaggagattgagaccatactggccaacatggtgaaaccctgtctctactaaaaatacaaaaaattagctgggtgtggtagcacgcgcctgtagtcccagctactggggaggctgaggcaggagaatcacttgaacccgggaggtagaggttacagtgagtcaagatagccccattgcactccagcctgggcgacagagcaagactgtctcaaaataaatacataaataaaataaaaatacaaaaattagcctggctggtggagagtgcctataatcccagctactcggaaggcgcaggcaggagaatcgcttaaacccaggaggcagaggttgcagttagccgagatcaccccagtgtactccaacctgggttgCACAGCGTGattgcgtctcaaaaaaataaataaaaataaaaacataaaataacctGATGCCGAGTTTGGGGTCCCTTGTGAAGTGCAAGCTCCCTCTAGGCACAGAGCAGGTACTCAATAGGCCACGAGtttcactacactccagcctccagcacccACAGTGTCACCTCCCAACTTACCTGGAGCAGGGGGGGCTCTGCGGTGGTCCTTCATCCGTGCAAGAGGCCACACACTAGATACTAACTAAACACACATGGAAAGTGCAGCCGTGAGGACTCCACCCAGCCAAGACCAGCTTCCACCTGGAAGTGGGAGGGGTCGGGGCAAGAGAGGGTGGGGGAGGCTTCCTGTAAGCACTTAAGTGTCCTTGGCCTTGATCTGAGAACTTTGGAGTCTTTTTTGTAATAACTGAATAGGGCAGGTTTGCATTTGCTC from Piliocolobus tephrosceles isolate RC106 chromosome 3, ASM277652v3, whole genome shotgun sequence includes:
- the LOC111554123 gene encoding putative tripartite motif-containing protein 75; protein product: MAVAAALTGLQAEAKCSICLDYLRDPVTIECGHNFCRSCIQQSWLDLQELFPCPVCRHQCQEGHFRSNTQLGRMIEIAKLLQSTKGNKRRQEETTLCEKHNQPLSVFCKEDLVVLCPLCTQHPDHQGHHVRPIEKAAIHYRKRFCSYVQPLKKQLADLQKLINTQSKKPLELREMVENQRQELSSEFEHLNQFLDCEQQAVLSRLAEEEKDNQQKLSANITAFSNYNATLKNQLNKVVELSELSELELLSQIKIFYESENESSPSIFSIHLKRDGCSFPPQYSALQRIIKKFKADIFLDPETAHPNLIVSEDKKCVRFTKRKQKVPSFPKRFTVKPVVLGFPRFHSGRHFWEIEVGDKSEWAIGICKDSLPTKARRPSSAPQECWRIELQDDGYRAPGAFPTPLLLEVKARAIGIFLDYEMGEISFYNMAEKSHICTFTDTFTGHLRPYFYVGPDSQPLRICTGTVCE